The Populus nigra chromosome 14, ddPopNigr1.1, whole genome shotgun sequence genome has a segment encoding these proteins:
- the LOC133673331 gene encoding sugar transport protein 10-like: protein MAGGGFAAAQGDGRKYEGGVTAFVVITCLVAAMGGLMFGYDIGISGGVTAMDSFLKPFFPHVYKKQHGNHEENMYCKFDDHVLTMFTSSLYLAALIASFFASATTRRFGRKMSMMFGGLVFLGGAILNGAAVNVAMLIVGRLMLGVGVGFANQSVPVYLSEMAPANLRGALNIGFQMAITIGILAANLINYGTSKIKAGWGWRISLGLAAAPAILFTIGSLFLPDTPNSILERGNHEKAKKMLQKIRGTNNVDEEFQDLVDASMAAKQVEHPWKNFTGRKYRPQLIICTFIPFFQQLTGINVIMFYAPVLFKTLGFGDDASLMSAVITGVVNVVATMVSVYSVDKLGRKALFLEGGVQMIICQVLVAVMIGRAFGTEGEGDMSKSVSSLVLFLICAYVAAFAWSWGPLGWLVPSEICPLEIRSAGQATNVSVNMFFTFTKNVPIEEMNQVWKEHGFWSKYVSNDDVTGRTSSPP, encoded by the exons ATGGCAGGAGGAGGTTTTGCGGCGGCTCAAGGTGACGGGAGAAAATACGAAGGTGGTGTCACTGCTTTTGTGGTCATCACTTGTCTGGTGGCAGCCATGGGGGGGCTCATGTTTGGCTATGACATTGGCATCTCAG GAGGGGTAACAGCGATGGATTCATTCCTCAAACCATTTTTCCCCCATGTGTACAAGAAACAGCATGGAAATCATGAGGAAAATATGTACTGCAAATTTGATGATCATGTGCTAACGATGTTCACATCTTCCCTCTATCTTGCGGCCTTGATAGCTTCCTTCTTTGCTTCTGCAACAACGAGGAGATTTGGTCGTAAGATGTCTATGATGTTTGGAGGCCTGGTTTTCCTTGGCGGAGCTATTCTTAATGGTGCTGCTGTCAATGTTGCGATGCTTATTGTTGGTCGTTTGATGCTTGGTGTCGGTGTTGGATTTGCTAATCag TCTGTTCCGGTTTATCTCTCAGAAATGGCACCGGCGAACCTTAGAGGAGCACTCAACATTGGATTTCAAATGGCAATCACAATTGGTATTTTGGCAGCCAATCTCATCAATTATGGGACTTCCAAGATAAAAGCTGGTTGGGGATGGAGAATTTCTTTAGGCCTTGCGGCAGCCCCGGCAATTCTTTTTACTATCGGCTCTCTCTTTCTACCCGATACCCCGAACTCCATTCTTGAGAGGGGCAACCATGAGAAAGCGAAGAAAATGTTGCAAAAGATTCGAGGCACGAACAATGTCGACGAAGAATTTCAGGATCTTGTTGATGCTAGTATGGCTGCAAAGCAAGTTGAGCACCCATGGAAAAACTTCACAGGCCGAAAATATAGACCTCAATTAATCATTTGCACCTTCATCCCTTTCTTCCAGCAACTTACAGGAATTAATGTCATCATGTTTTATGCACCTGTTCTCTTTAAGACTTTGGGTTTTGGTGACGATGCCTCGCTTATGTCTGCTGTCATAACCGGCGTAGTCAATGTTGTGGCCACAATGGTGTCTGTTTATTCCGTTGATAAGCTAGGAAGGAAGGCTTTATTTCTTGAAGGTGGCGTGCAAATGATCATATGTCAG GTTCTTGTTGCAGTTATGATAGGGCGTGCTTTTGGGACAGAAGGGGAGGGAGACATGTCTAAGAGTGTATCCTCCTTGGTGCTGTTTTTGATATGTGCGTATGTCGCAGCTTTTGCATGGTCTTGGGGTCCTTTGGGATGGCTAGTGCCGAGTGAAATTTGCCCTCTGGAGATCCGATCAGCGGGACAAGCAACCAATGTCTCGGTTAACATGTTCTTCACATTT ACCAAGAATGTCCCAATTGAAGAAATGAATCAAGTGTGGAAAGAGCATGGGTTTTGGAGCAAGTATGTCTCTAACGACGATGTCACTGGCAGGACAAGCAGCCCACCGTAG